The DNA region CTCGGATCGAAGCATTGGAGAATCATCGACAGAAGAATAGCCGTAACAGTAGCAAGCTGCCGTCGGGTGGTGGGTTCGGCAAACGCACCAAAAGCCTACACCCACAGGGAGCGAGACATGCTCATAGCCGCTTAATTTCATTTGATTTTGAGCGTTTGTTAAAATGGGCAGCAGGTGGAGTGAGTGACCGGAATGCCTACTGCTGCTCAATTAGAGAGTTTATATCGCGTTAGCTATCAGTTGACCTATACCATGCTGCAACCGATTCATCTGGTTTGTGTTGATCGTCGGACTCGCAATGTGTACGTCTTGGCTGGATATGGTGAAGACCTTGAGTTTGAAATTGTACCGAATGGAGAGGTGTTCTGATGAGTCAAGCGAATTTTGATGCCATGAGTGATGCCGAATTAAAACGGTACTTCCTATCAAACCGCCAAGATCAAGGTGCTTTTCAGGCATATTTGGACAGGTTCAGTCAGCGTCCAAAATCCCTCATCGCAAGTCCAAGCGATCCTGATTTTGATGCAAAGATTCAGGCAGCAATTCGGCAGAAATTAGAAGCCTCGCATAGCAGTCAGCCAGCTAACAACACAGTTGAGCAGACGGAATAGAGCTTTTTTGCTTCGCTTCAGTCTTAATTGCTGCCGCTCACTTTAGCCGTTCCATTCCAAAAACAGCCTTCTTACTCAATCACGCCGCTGACTGGGAAGCGATCGATCAGTTGGATGGCTCGGACTGCGTTGCGTTTCAGTTCTGTAGGCAGATGGGGAACATGGGGAATTTGTGAGAGGAAATCCAGAGTACGGCGCAGAATTCGCACGATGTCCCCTTCATCCAGGCTGGTATTAGCACAGAGTTCGGGCCACTCCATTCCCAGTGCCCATTGTTCCACCAGGCCGACAAACTCGTATTCCAGCCAGGCCGGTAACACAACCTGCAGCCGACGCTGGCGTTGAAACAGGCGATGTCGGATGCTCCGCAGTCCACCCAGGGCGGCTTCCACGGTAGGAGGCAAATCGTGACGAGTCCAGCTATCGGGACGGGAGACTTCCGTGACCAGTGCAGCGCAGGCTGCCGCCAGATGATGAGGTTCCAGGAGATCCAGTTCGCCAGAGGTGAGAGCCAACCCCAGCCACAGTTCGTTGTCACCGCGAATCGCCGCCACGGATTGTCCCAGGGGGGTGGGAGTCAGATCGGCCAGACAGCCAAAGCTTTGCAGAATATCAATCAGATCCAGGAAGGCTTCCCAGTAATGGTGAGATTGGCGATCGAGCTTGGTGTACCGGTCTTCCAGTTCACTCTGAATCGCTGTAATCCGCTTTTGCCGCTTCAAAATCGTGGCCCGATTCCCCCATTGATGCACGGGATGGGCATTGATTTGAGCTTCTACTGCCTGCAGCCGTTGCAGTTGGGTATACACTTCGGGAGCTACATCCGCCAGAGGAGAGGCTTCAGGTAGGGATTGGGCGATCGCCGCTGTTTGCTCATTGCCTTTCCGGGATTGTCCAGGTTTGAGGGGCATTTCTGGAGGGGGATGCAGGGTATCGACTGCAGCAATTCGGGGCAGTTCTCCCCGCAAATCCACCACATCGGCCACGGTTGTCACATACCAGCGGTTGTCCTTACCCAGACAGACTAAATAAGGAAACTGTCCAGCTCCTGCTACCTTCGTCACCAGCACCGCCGAGAGGGGAGCCGTCATAGAACTGTGATGGCCTTTAAGACTGAGAACCGTACCTGCTACAGCAAAGGAAACGGCCATCGCCATATCGTGAGCGCGGACTTCCTCGGCCTGATGCTGCAGGGTTTTGAACAGGCGGCGTTCCTCTTTCAGTCGCTCCTGCAATTTTTCGTACTGGGCCAGTTGCTCCCAATCTACGGAAGCCAGTTGAGCCTGCAATTGAGACTGTTCGGCTTCCAGACGATCGATCGCCTCCTGTTGGGGTCGGAGATATAAGGTAGCGAGATACTGTCCAAAGCTGCGTTCCACCAGTTCCTTGGCTTCATCCAGCGTGTGGGTCTGTAACAGGTTGAGCACCATGCCATAACTGGGTGTAAATTGACTGACCAGCGGATCGGGGCCAACTGTCGCCAGATAGGCCGCTTCTCGTGCTCCTTCAAAGGGGGTCTGTACTGTCACCACATGGCCCTGCACATCCATGCCCCGTCGTCCGGCCCGACCTGCCATTTGCAAAAACTCGGAAGCATTCAGCAAGCGATGGCCGCGATCAGTACGTTTAGACAGACTGGAAATCACCGTCGTCCGGGCTGGCATATTGATCCCAGCGGCCAAAGTTTCGGTGGCAAAGACAACCTTAATGAGTCCCTGCTGAAATAGTTCTTCGACCAAGCCTTTCCAGGCGGGCAGCAATCCGGCATGATGAGCGGCAATCCCTTGATACAGGGGTTCGACCTGTCCGGCCCGGGCGGCTTCCGGGTTGCGCTCCAGAAATTCGTCAATTTGCTGCTTCAGAGCTGCCGCTTCTACTTCATTCACCAGGGAAAAATCACCAACGGTCGCAACGGCCTGATCGCATCCCCGGCGGCTAAAGATGAAGTAGATAGCAGGCAGCATATCTCGCTGCTGTAAGTGGGATAACACAGCGGCCAGAGAGGGGCTTTCCTGCCTGGGGCCACGGCGATCGCCATTTCCTTTCGCGCCCCTGCCTCCCTTGGGCCGCAGGCGGGGATTCATTTTTTTCTGACTGTCATCCAGCAGCGGAAACAAGCCTTTGGGAGTGCAGTAGTGAAACTTCAGGGGAACGGGGCGGAAGTCAGAATAGATTAACTCCGTTGGCCCATGCACCTGGTGAATCCAATCGGTTAGTTGGTCACTGTTATCTACCGTCGCGGACAGAGCCACCAGTTGAATTTCATGGGGACAGTAGATAATTGATTCCTCCCAGACGGTGCCCCGCTGGCGATCGTTCATGTAATGGCATTCGTCCAATACCACTGCTTCCACACCAGTCAAGGAGGTGCCGACTTCGCCGATCGGGGTGCCATACAACATATTACGAAAGATTTCAGTGGTCATCACTAAAATCGGCGCATCCCGATTGATCGAAATATCGCCTGTCAACAAGCCCACGGAGTCAAAGCCAAATATTTCGCGAAAATCCCGCAGTTTCTGGTTCGACAGGGCTTTTAAGGGGGTGGTGTAGAATACTCGCCGTTTGCCTGTCAACGCCCGGTGGATCGCATATTCTCCAATCAAGGTTTTACCCGATCCTGTCGGCGCACAGACCACGACGGAACGACCCGCCTCCAAAGCCGCGATCGCCTGGCGCTGGAACTCATCCAGGGGGAAGGGAAATAGTTGGCTTAGATCAAGCCTTGGTGAGGTAGGAAGGGAAGTCACACCCGAATAGTCCAAACGACGGAGGATCGACACATTGCCATGGTGGCAGGATAGAGAAAGTTCTAATGCCCAGCCCTGGTTCTATCTTAAGCATCCAGCGACGATCGCGAATGGCAATTAAACCCAGACCAGCTAGAAAACGGGAGTTTTTCCATCAGGAACTTGATTCTGGGCATGGACAGGGTTTAACTCTGCAAAACATTTTATAAATGTTCATCTTAAACTGCCGCTACTGCTTCGATAGGAAAAACTAAAAGAATAATTAAACCAAGTCCAGTTAGCAAACTGAAGTCTCTCATCAGAGCAACTGCAGCGGTGGAGATGGACGAGGTCTGAATAGTGTTCAGTTCTGGAGTGGAGTATGAATGGCAAGAATTTGTAAAATCCCCCAAGGGGGATACTCATTCAATGTTTGGTAAGTTACAGTAACTAGGGAATCTTAGTTTACTGGAACAGATGATCTACAAGTTTTGATCTACAAGTCTTGACTTTGTAGTTCTTCCAGAGCAGCTTCCTGACTAGATCGGTTCGTGTCAATCTAGTTTCTCATAAATACAGTCAGGGAAGCCTGCATCGTCTGCTTAAATCGTGGGTGGCCTAATTTGGAAATTAACTTGAACAGCTTTCGTGGTTCAGGTTGGTTTCTAGAACGGAGGAACCAGTGTCCTTGGGGCGAATCTCAAAAGTACCTGAGAGAGGCACCTTCCAGCCTTAGCCCGTCAGCTAACTCCGTCGGCAATGGAAGGAGTACCCGAGACTGAAGCTTTTACAGCAACCGTCGTAGGTGTCTCCTGGCAGTTACTCACCTGAATATCCTGTATTCCGGGTGGCTGTCGCCTAACCCACCTCTCGTTCACACTCATTTCTGAGAGGTTTTTACCGTGGAAATTTTACCCATGCTGGCCCGTCTAGAACATGCGCTCGGCTGCTCTGACCTGACCCGGCAAATGGTGTTGAAACCCAATCCTGTCATACCTTCTCGATCGCAGCGGGAGGACATTAATCTGGTCGTCGGTTACACCGACTCTCCTCAAAGCCATACCGCTCTGGACTTGACCTTATGGATTGCCTATCAAACCCGGTTGGCAACGCGGAAAACTGTTACTGTTCAGGTCGTCTATGTCGTTGACCCAGACCAGTCTGGCTATCGTCAGCCTCGTTCTATTGATGCCGTCTTGCAAGCTGAGATGGACGATCGCAAGGTACCGCTTTATCAGTGTGGCAATACCTTAGAGCCGATTTCATGGATTACTGGAGCCGTTGCTCCGGAACTATCCACAAAAGCTGTGGCACTGGAGGTTGCTGCACGCCGCGATCGCTCCGCTGAACGGGATACCAACTGGCAGATTTACCAATTTGAACAGGCCGATCGAATTCTCTGGCAGGCGCGAAATCTAGCCAACGAGTGGCGCGGCTGTTTAGAAACCCATCTCCGATTTGGTTCCGTCGCCACCGAACTGCGGGATGTGGCCCGTAAGGAAGCCGCAACTGTATTAGTTGTCGGTTGTAAATCTGCGAATCACCCGATTGTGGAAGCCCTGGGGGATGATCTGCCCTGTCCGGTGCTGGGAATTCCACCGAGAGCCTGTAGACCTTAAGGCAAAAGAAGACACCTTGTAGAGACGTTCCGGTGGAATGTCTCTACGTTGGTTTGATGAATTTGGCTGGCCCAATCGCTAGAATCACGGACGATTTTGGGCACTATAACAGTAACTTCATCAATCAGCGGGCAAGGGGAAGCCCCGGCCAAAGGAGTCTCTACAATATGTCCATTGAGAGTGCGAGCCGATTTCTGGAAGCAGTAACTTATGATGAGTCCCTGCGAGATAAATTTGAGCAGGTTCAGTCTCCAGAGGAATTTTTAACCCTGACTCGGCAGTTGGGTTACAGCTTTACTACCGAGGAGTTATTGGGACTGGCCAAAGAGCAAAGTCAGGGAATTATGGTACGCCGCCACACAGGGGTCTGGAAGTGGTTACGATCGGTTCACTGGCTGTAAGTTGTCGATCGCAGGCGGCTCACGGTAGAGTCAGGGCAATTGACTGTGTGGTGTAGTTTGCTCATGCCCATTATTCGCCCGATCGCGGCTCTGTTTCTGGTCGCTCTGTTTACCCTGATGCCTATGACTGCTGCCCAAGCGGCTACTTTTCCTGCTAACGAGAATCTGGTTGTAGAGGAAATTCCGGCTATCCCCCTCTCTTTGGTGGATACCGTTAAACGCTATACCGAATTTCGATCGGGCCTATTCGCCAGTTGGCATCCTACCGAGCGGGAGATGTTAATTTCCACCCGCTTCTGCAACAACGCCCAAATTCATGCGGTGCGCTTTCCCTTAGCCGCCCGCAGACAACTTACCTTTTTTACAGAACCCCCGTCTGGTGCCAGCTACCAGCCCACGACTGGAGACTATTTTGTCTTTAGTAAAGATATTGGGGGTAAT from Leptodesmis sichuanensis A121 includes:
- a CDS encoding DUF6444 domain-containing protein translates to MWARSLKLEARIEALENHRQKNSRNSSKLPSGGGFGKRTKSLHPQGARHAHSRLISFDFERLLKWAAGGVSDRNAYCCSIREFISR
- a CDS encoding DUF6888 family protein — translated: MPTAAQLESLYRVSYQLTYTMLQPIHLVCVDRRTRNVYVLAGYGEDLEFEIVPNGEVF
- a CDS encoding DUF6887 family protein, with protein sequence MSQANFDAMSDAELKRYFLSNRQDQGAFQAYLDRFSQRPKSLIASPSDPDFDAKIQAAIRQKLEASHSSQPANNTVEQTE
- a CDS encoding DEAD/DEAH box helicase: MTSLPTSPRLDLSQLFPFPLDEFQRQAIAALEAGRSVVVCAPTGSGKTLIGEYAIHRALTGKRRVFYTTPLKALSNQKLRDFREIFGFDSVGLLTGDISINRDAPILVMTTEIFRNMLYGTPIGEVGTSLTGVEAVVLDECHYMNDRQRGTVWEESIIYCPHEIQLVALSATVDNSDQLTDWIHQVHGPTELIYSDFRPVPLKFHYCTPKGLFPLLDDSQKKMNPRLRPKGGRGAKGNGDRRGPRQESPSLAAVLSHLQQRDMLPAIYFIFSRRGCDQAVATVGDFSLVNEVEAAALKQQIDEFLERNPEAARAGQVEPLYQGIAAHHAGLLPAWKGLVEELFQQGLIKVVFATETLAAGINMPARTTVISSLSKRTDRGHRLLNASEFLQMAGRAGRRGMDVQGHVVTVQTPFEGAREAAYLATVGPDPLVSQFTPSYGMVLNLLQTHTLDEAKELVERSFGQYLATLYLRPQQEAIDRLEAEQSQLQAQLASVDWEQLAQYEKLQERLKEERRLFKTLQHQAEEVRAHDMAMAVSFAVAGTVLSLKGHHSSMTAPLSAVLVTKVAGAGQFPYLVCLGKDNRWYVTTVADVVDLRGELPRIAAVDTLHPPPEMPLKPGQSRKGNEQTAAIAQSLPEASPLADVAPEVYTQLQRLQAVEAQINAHPVHQWGNRATILKRQKRITAIQSELEDRYTKLDRQSHHYWEAFLDLIDILQSFGCLADLTPTPLGQSVAAIRGDNELWLGLALTSGELDLLEPHHLAAACAALVTEVSRPDSWTRHDLPPTVEAALGGLRSIRHRLFQRQRRLQVVLPAWLEYEFVGLVEQWALGMEWPELCANTSLDEGDIVRILRRTLDFLSQIPHVPHLPTELKRNAVRAIQLIDRFPVSGVIE
- a CDS encoding adenine nucleotide alpha hydrolase family protein gives rise to the protein MEILPMLARLEHALGCSDLTRQMVLKPNPVIPSRSQREDINLVVGYTDSPQSHTALDLTLWIAYQTRLATRKTVTVQVVYVVDPDQSGYRQPRSIDAVLQAEMDDRKVPLYQCGNTLEPISWITGAVAPELSTKAVALEVAARRDRSAERDTNWQIYQFEQADRILWQARNLANEWRGCLETHLRFGSVATELRDVARKEAATVLVVGCKSANHPIVEALGDDLPCPVLGIPPRACRP
- a CDS encoding Nif11-like leader peptide family natural product precursor, whose translation is MSIESASRFLEAVTYDESLRDKFEQVQSPEEFLTLTRQLGYSFTTEELLGLAKEQSQGIMVRRHTGVWKWLRSVHWL